The sequence AAGGACGACGTCCTGGAGCACGTGTCGGCGCACTGGCGGGCCCGCGTCGGGGCGGACCTGGCGGCCCGTCCGGCGGCCGAGCCGACGTGGCTGGCGGCCCGCCGGGCGTTCGACGGGTACGTCCGCGAGACCGTCGAGCAGGGCCGCGCGCTGGCCCTCCTGGGCGTCATCTACGCCAGCCCGGGACTCCACGGACGGCACCTGCTCCGTCTCAGTCGGTGGACCGAGGCAATCGCCCCGGCCCTCCGCGCCCGGCTCGACGGGACCCCCGACGCCGACTTCCGGACCGCCGTCCAGGCCGCCGTCGTCGTCACCTGCTTCGAGGCGGCGCGGCACGCGTGGGTCGCGTCCGGCGGGGAGTCGTCGCTCGACGAGCTGCTCGACCGGGCCATGGAGTCCGCCGCCCGGTTGCTCGACGGCTCCGCCTGACCTCGGTCTCGACAGGGCGCCCTGGTCAGACAGAGCCTCGGGCGGCCCGCCGTCGGGCGCGCACGACGAGCGCGACCCCGGCGGCCACCATGAGCACCCCGGCCGCGAGGAAGGGCCACGGGCTCCACGTCTCGGTGCAGGAGGTGCCGTCCTCGATCACCCGGCACACCTCGCCGGGCCCGCCGCGGTTCAGCCAGGCGATGGTCAGCGGCAGCGCGCCCGCCCCGACGAGCGCGGCCGGCGACGCCGCACCCTGCCGCGCGACGAGCAGCACGACGACGAGCACGAGCCCCACCGGCACGGTGAACACGCCGATCGCGCTGATCACCAGCGCCAGGCACAGCCCGGCGACGGCCCACAGGACCACGGCCCACCCGGGCACGGCGGCGGCGGTCCGCCCCGTGCCCCGTTCGACGACGGCGCTCATGCGGTCAGCATGGACCCGCCGCGCC is a genomic window of Cellulomonas fulva containing:
- a CDS encoding TetR family transcriptional regulator encodes the protein MPPDEAPLRERTRRAVQDRMTLAAIDLFVEQGYDATTVGQIAAAVGMSERTFFRYFSTKDDVLEHVSAHWRARVGADLAARPAAEPTWLAARRAFDGYVRETVEQGRALALLGVIYASPGLHGRHLLRLSRWTEAIAPALRARLDGTPDADFRTAVQAAVVVTCFEAARHAWVASGGESSLDELLDRAMESAARLLDGSA